The Vigna unguiculata cultivar IT97K-499-35 chromosome 6, ASM411807v1, whole genome shotgun sequence genome contains a region encoding:
- the LOC114187723 gene encoding uncharacterized protein LOC114187723: MACVTPPSPFSLHFSTFSLKPKPKLKPHSLPSLFTKPRKLTVNSIDVSKEDTTPSPSPTPTPEPAPEAENLDPRRLEEKFAVLNTGIYECRSCGYKYDEAVGDPSYPIPPGFQFEKLPDDWRCPTCGAAQSFFESKSVQIAGFAQNQQYGLGGNSLTSGQKTVLIYGSLLLFFALFLGGYFLQ; this comes from the coding sequence ATGGCTTGTGTTACTCCACCATCACCTTTCTCTCTCCACTTCTCAACCTTTTCTCTCAAACCCAAACCCAAATTGAAACCTCAttctcttccttctctctttACCAAACCCCGAAAATTGACCGTGAATTCCATCGACGTCTCCAAGGAAGACACCACGCCGTCGCCGTCGCCTACGCCGACGCCGGAGCCGGCGCCCGAGGCGGAGAACTTGGACCCTCGGCGGCTGGAGGAGAAATTCGCGGTTCTGAACACTGGCATCTACGAGTGCCGGTCGTGCGGGTATAAATACGACGAGGCGGTGGGCGATCCTTCGTATCCGATTCCCCCGGGGTTTCAGTTCGAGAAGCTTCCGGACGATTGGCGGTGTCCCACGTGCGGAGCCGCACAGAGTTTCTTCGAGAGCAAGAGCGTTCAGATCGCAGGGTTTGCGCAGAACCAACAATATGGACTCGGGGGAAATTCCCTCACCTCGGGTCAGAAGACCGTCCTTATATACGGCTCTTTGTTGCTCTTCTTCGCTCTCTTTTTGGGCGGTTACTTCCTACAATAG